The following are from one region of the Etheostoma spectabile isolate EspeVRDwgs_2016 chromosome 2, UIUC_Espe_1.0, whole genome shotgun sequence genome:
- the hhip gene encoding hedgehog-interacting protein isoform X2: MKHLQFVLVLAIAVSVWECGDAKFGERGEISPRRRRCYDGSLPKRLKKRERKVLLDGSSGEVCHRLYPRVSCCPTRRAAYQILHRRDARIFSTNNTECGRLLEEIKCARCSPNAQVLFHSLDMDKMPHREPDLPRLCQDFCREFYYTCRGHIPELFQADVDEFCQYYGRRDASLCFPDFQRKRPQGQDSNYLGDEKIEDISRKHKHNCYCAQEVLSGLRQPVAVVHCGDGSQRLFVLEREGIVRILNHDLKPIKEPFLDIHKLVQNGLKGGDERGLLSLAFHPNYKKNGKLYVSYTTNQERWAIGPHDHILRVVEYTVSRKNHNQVDTRTVRVLMEVAELHRKHLGGQLLFSPDGLLHIVLGDGMITLDDMEEMDGLSDFTGSILRVDVDTDCCTSPYSIPRNNPYFNSTNQPPEIFAHGLHDPGRCAVDRLQADNGSLLIVCTDASGKNTSAGRILEINKGKDYENEPSVYDLQSSGGAPPVGGFIYRGCQSRRLYGSYVFGDKNGNLRILQKSTLSTSASSEQWLEKALCLGPAGSCGSMLVGHILGFGEDELGEVYILASSKSMAQSHSGKLYKLVDPKRPHAPKECQRQVEPPELLMTACSRHCKNGHCTPTGKCCCSPGWEGPFCRVAKCEPACRNGGVCMEPDKCLCKSGYSGAQCEKSERGMPNDQEKDGILDHIIDMTSYLLDLTSYIV; the protein is encoded by the exons ATGAAGCATTTGCAATTTGTGCTCGTCCTGGCCATCGCGGTCAGCGTGTGGGAATGTGGAGACGCTAAATTCGGCGAGAGGGGAGAAATTAGCCCCAGGAGAAGAAGATGTTACGACGGAAGCCTGCCCAAGCGGCTGAAGAAACGGGAACGAAAAGTGTTGCTTGACGGCAGCAGCGGAGAAGTTTGCCACAGGTTGTATCCCCGTGTGTCCTGCTGTCCCACCAGGAGAGCCGCCTATCAGATCCTGCACCgcagggatgctagg ATTTTCTCCACCAACAACACCGAATGTGGACGTCTCCTGGAGGAGATCAAGTGTGCTCGCTGTTCCCCCAATGCCCAGGTGTTGTTCCACTCCTTGGACATGGATAAGATGCCACACAGGGAGCCAGACCTGCCGCGGCTGTGCCAGGATTTCTGCCGCGAGTTCTACTACACCTGCAGGGGGCACATACCAG AACTGTTCCAGGCCGATGTGGATGAGTTCTGCCAATACTATGGGAGAAGAGATGCCAGTCTGTGCTTTCCAGATTTTCAACGAAAGCGACCACAAGGGCAAGATTCCAACTACTTGGGAGATGAGAAAATAGAAGATATCAGCAG gaaacacaaacacaactgcTACTGTGCCCAGGAGGTGTTGAGTGGTCTGAGGCAGCCGGTGGCCGTGGTGCATTGTGGGGATGGATCCCAGCGGCTATTTGTcctggagagagagggaattgTCAGGATACTCAATCATGACCTCAAGCCTATCAAGGAGCCCTTCCTGGACATCCACAAGCTGGTGCAGAACGGTCTGAAG GGTGGAGATGAAAGGGGCCTGCTAAGCCTGGCATTCCACCCCAATTACAAGAAGAATGGCAAGCTCTACGTCTCCTACACCACCAACCAAGAGCGCTGGGCTATTGGACCACACGACCATATTCTCCGTGTGGTTGAATACACCGTTTCCAG GAAAAACCATAACCAGGTGGACACCCGGACAGTCCGGGTGCTGATGGAAGTGGCAGAGCTGCACAGGAAGCACCTAGGTGGTCAACTTCTGTTCAGCCCTGATGGTCTGTTGCACATCGTCCTGGGAGATGGCATGATCACCCTGGATGATATGGaggagatggatggattgaG TGATTTCACAGGGTCCATCCTGAGGGTAGATGTGGACACCGATTGCTGTACATCACCTTATTCAATACCGCGGAACAACCCGTACTTCAACAGCACCAACCAGCCACCTGAAATATTTGCTCATGGATTACATGACCCAGGCAG GTGTGCAGTAGATCGGCTTCAGGCTGACAATGGGAGTCTCTTGATCGTCTGTACCGATGCCAGTGGCAAAAACACATCAGCAGGAAGAATATTggagattaataaaggaaaAGATTATG AAAATGAGCCTTCTGTCTATGACCTGCAGTCCAGTGGAGGAGCACCACCTGTGGGGGGTTTTATCTACAGAGGCTGCCAGTCTAGAAGACTTTATGGCAGCTATGTGTTTGGAGATAAAAATGG CAACCTGCGGATCCTCCAGAAGTCAACATTGTCAACATCAGCAAGTAGTGAACAGTGGCTGGAGAAAGCTCTGTGTCTAGGCCCAGCTGGCTCCTGTGGCTCCATGCTTGTGGGACACATATTGGGTTTCGGAGAAGATGAACTAG GGGAAGTCTACATTCTGGCAAGCAGTAAAAGCATGGCACAGTCACACAGTGGGAAACTCTACAAGCTGGTAGACCCTAAAAG GCCTCATGCCCCGAAGGAGTGCCAGCGCCAGGTGGAGCCTCCAGAGCTACTGATGACGGCTTGCTCCAGACACTGTAAGAATGGACACTGCACTCCAACTGGGAAGTGCTGCTGCAGCCCCGGCTGGGAGGGACCTTTCTGCAGAGTTG CCAAGTGTGAACCAGCCTGCCGAAATGGAGGAGTGTGTATGGAGCCCGACAAGTGCCTGTGTAAGAGCGGCTACTCTGGGGCCCAGTGTGAGAAGAGTGAGCGGGGCATGCCCAATGACCAGGAGAAAGACGGCATCCTGGACCACATCATTGACATGACCTCATACCTCCTAGACCTGACCAGTTATATCGTATAG
- the hhip gene encoding hedgehog-interacting protein isoform X3, protein MDKMPHREPDLPRLCQDFCREFYYTCRGHIPELFQADVDEFCQYYGRRDASLCFPDFQRKRPQGQDSNYLGDEKIEDISRKHKHNCYCAQEVLSGLRQPVAVVHCGDGSQRLFVLEREGIVRILNHDLKPIKEPFLDIHKLVQNGLKGGDERGLLSLAFHPNYKKNGKLYVSYTTNQERWAIGPHDHILRVVEYTVSRKNHNQVDTRTVRVLMEVAELHRKHLGGQLLFSPDGLLHIVLGDGMITLDDMEEMDGLSDFTGSILRVDVDTDCCTSPYSIPRNNPYFNSTNQPPEIFAHGLHDPGRCAVDRLQADNGSLLIVCTDASGKNTSAGRILEINKGKDYENEPSVYDLQSSGGAPPVGGFIYRGCQSRRLYGSYVFGDKNGNLRILQKSTLSTSASSEQWLEKALCLGPAGSCGSMLVGHILGFGEDELGEVYILASSKSMAQSHSGKLYKLVDPKRPHAPKECQRQVEPPELLMTACSRHCKNGHCTPTGKCCCSPGWEGPFCRVAKCEPACRNGGVCMEPDKCLCKSGYSGAQCEKSERGMPNDQEKDGILDHIIDMTSYLLDLTSYIV, encoded by the exons ATGGATAAGATGCCACACAGGGAGCCAGACCTGCCGCGGCTGTGCCAGGATTTCTGCCGCGAGTTCTACTACACCTGCAGGGGGCACATACCAG AACTGTTCCAGGCCGATGTGGATGAGTTCTGCCAATACTATGGGAGAAGAGATGCCAGTCTGTGCTTTCCAGATTTTCAACGAAAGCGACCACAAGGGCAAGATTCCAACTACTTGGGAGATGAGAAAATAGAAGATATCAGCAG gaaacacaaacacaactgcTACTGTGCCCAGGAGGTGTTGAGTGGTCTGAGGCAGCCGGTGGCCGTGGTGCATTGTGGGGATGGATCCCAGCGGCTATTTGTcctggagagagagggaattgTCAGGATACTCAATCATGACCTCAAGCCTATCAAGGAGCCCTTCCTGGACATCCACAAGCTGGTGCAGAACGGTCTGAAG GGTGGAGATGAAAGGGGCCTGCTAAGCCTGGCATTCCACCCCAATTACAAGAAGAATGGCAAGCTCTACGTCTCCTACACCACCAACCAAGAGCGCTGGGCTATTGGACCACACGACCATATTCTCCGTGTGGTTGAATACACCGTTTCCAG GAAAAACCATAACCAGGTGGACACCCGGACAGTCCGGGTGCTGATGGAAGTGGCAGAGCTGCACAGGAAGCACCTAGGTGGTCAACTTCTGTTCAGCCCTGATGGTCTGTTGCACATCGTCCTGGGAGATGGCATGATCACCCTGGATGATATGGaggagatggatggattgaG TGATTTCACAGGGTCCATCCTGAGGGTAGATGTGGACACCGATTGCTGTACATCACCTTATTCAATACCGCGGAACAACCCGTACTTCAACAGCACCAACCAGCCACCTGAAATATTTGCTCATGGATTACATGACCCAGGCAG GTGTGCAGTAGATCGGCTTCAGGCTGACAATGGGAGTCTCTTGATCGTCTGTACCGATGCCAGTGGCAAAAACACATCAGCAGGAAGAATATTggagattaataaaggaaaAGATTATG AAAATGAGCCTTCTGTCTATGACCTGCAGTCCAGTGGAGGAGCACCACCTGTGGGGGGTTTTATCTACAGAGGCTGCCAGTCTAGAAGACTTTATGGCAGCTATGTGTTTGGAGATAAAAATGG CAACCTGCGGATCCTCCAGAAGTCAACATTGTCAACATCAGCAAGTAGTGAACAGTGGCTGGAGAAAGCTCTGTGTCTAGGCCCAGCTGGCTCCTGTGGCTCCATGCTTGTGGGACACATATTGGGTTTCGGAGAAGATGAACTAG GGGAAGTCTACATTCTGGCAAGCAGTAAAAGCATGGCACAGTCACACAGTGGGAAACTCTACAAGCTGGTAGACCCTAAAAG GCCTCATGCCCCGAAGGAGTGCCAGCGCCAGGTGGAGCCTCCAGAGCTACTGATGACGGCTTGCTCCAGACACTGTAAGAATGGACACTGCACTCCAACTGGGAAGTGCTGCTGCAGCCCCGGCTGGGAGGGACCTTTCTGCAGAGTTG CCAAGTGTGAACCAGCCTGCCGAAATGGAGGAGTGTGTATGGAGCCCGACAAGTGCCTGTGTAAGAGCGGCTACTCTGGGGCCCAGTGTGAGAAGAGTGAGCGGGGCATGCCCAATGACCAGGAGAAAGACGGCATCCTGGACCACATCATTGACATGACCTCATACCTCCTAGACCTGACCAGTTATATCGTATAG
- the hhip gene encoding hedgehog-interacting protein isoform X1: MKHLQFVLVLAIAVSVWECGDAKFGERGEISPRRRRCYDGSLPKRLKKRERKVLLDGSSGEVCHRLYPRVSCCPTRRAAYQILHRRDARALVPVACGLQIFSTNNTECGRLLEEIKCARCSPNAQVLFHSLDMDKMPHREPDLPRLCQDFCREFYYTCRGHIPELFQADVDEFCQYYGRRDASLCFPDFQRKRPQGQDSNYLGDEKIEDISRKHKHNCYCAQEVLSGLRQPVAVVHCGDGSQRLFVLEREGIVRILNHDLKPIKEPFLDIHKLVQNGLKGGDERGLLSLAFHPNYKKNGKLYVSYTTNQERWAIGPHDHILRVVEYTVSRKNHNQVDTRTVRVLMEVAELHRKHLGGQLLFSPDGLLHIVLGDGMITLDDMEEMDGLSDFTGSILRVDVDTDCCTSPYSIPRNNPYFNSTNQPPEIFAHGLHDPGRCAVDRLQADNGSLLIVCTDASGKNTSAGRILEINKGKDYENEPSVYDLQSSGGAPPVGGFIYRGCQSRRLYGSYVFGDKNGNLRILQKSTLSTSASSEQWLEKALCLGPAGSCGSMLVGHILGFGEDELGEVYILASSKSMAQSHSGKLYKLVDPKRPHAPKECQRQVEPPELLMTACSRHCKNGHCTPTGKCCCSPGWEGPFCRVAKCEPACRNGGVCMEPDKCLCKSGYSGAQCEKSERGMPNDQEKDGILDHIIDMTSYLLDLTSYIV; encoded by the exons ATGAAGCATTTGCAATTTGTGCTCGTCCTGGCCATCGCGGTCAGCGTGTGGGAATGTGGAGACGCTAAATTCGGCGAGAGGGGAGAAATTAGCCCCAGGAGAAGAAGATGTTACGACGGAAGCCTGCCCAAGCGGCTGAAGAAACGGGAACGAAAAGTGTTGCTTGACGGCAGCAGCGGAGAAGTTTGCCACAGGTTGTATCCCCGTGTGTCCTGCTGTCCCACCAGGAGAGCCGCCTATCAGATCCTGCACCgcagggatgctagg GCATTGGTCCCTGTTGCGTGTGGTCTCCAGATTTTCTCCACCAACAACACCGAATGTGGACGTCTCCTGGAGGAGATCAAGTGTGCTCGCTGTTCCCCCAATGCCCAGGTGTTGTTCCACTCCTTGGACATGGATAAGATGCCACACAGGGAGCCAGACCTGCCGCGGCTGTGCCAGGATTTCTGCCGCGAGTTCTACTACACCTGCAGGGGGCACATACCAG AACTGTTCCAGGCCGATGTGGATGAGTTCTGCCAATACTATGGGAGAAGAGATGCCAGTCTGTGCTTTCCAGATTTTCAACGAAAGCGACCACAAGGGCAAGATTCCAACTACTTGGGAGATGAGAAAATAGAAGATATCAGCAG gaaacacaaacacaactgcTACTGTGCCCAGGAGGTGTTGAGTGGTCTGAGGCAGCCGGTGGCCGTGGTGCATTGTGGGGATGGATCCCAGCGGCTATTTGTcctggagagagagggaattgTCAGGATACTCAATCATGACCTCAAGCCTATCAAGGAGCCCTTCCTGGACATCCACAAGCTGGTGCAGAACGGTCTGAAG GGTGGAGATGAAAGGGGCCTGCTAAGCCTGGCATTCCACCCCAATTACAAGAAGAATGGCAAGCTCTACGTCTCCTACACCACCAACCAAGAGCGCTGGGCTATTGGACCACACGACCATATTCTCCGTGTGGTTGAATACACCGTTTCCAG GAAAAACCATAACCAGGTGGACACCCGGACAGTCCGGGTGCTGATGGAAGTGGCAGAGCTGCACAGGAAGCACCTAGGTGGTCAACTTCTGTTCAGCCCTGATGGTCTGTTGCACATCGTCCTGGGAGATGGCATGATCACCCTGGATGATATGGaggagatggatggattgaG TGATTTCACAGGGTCCATCCTGAGGGTAGATGTGGACACCGATTGCTGTACATCACCTTATTCAATACCGCGGAACAACCCGTACTTCAACAGCACCAACCAGCCACCTGAAATATTTGCTCATGGATTACATGACCCAGGCAG GTGTGCAGTAGATCGGCTTCAGGCTGACAATGGGAGTCTCTTGATCGTCTGTACCGATGCCAGTGGCAAAAACACATCAGCAGGAAGAATATTggagattaataaaggaaaAGATTATG AAAATGAGCCTTCTGTCTATGACCTGCAGTCCAGTGGAGGAGCACCACCTGTGGGGGGTTTTATCTACAGAGGCTGCCAGTCTAGAAGACTTTATGGCAGCTATGTGTTTGGAGATAAAAATGG CAACCTGCGGATCCTCCAGAAGTCAACATTGTCAACATCAGCAAGTAGTGAACAGTGGCTGGAGAAAGCTCTGTGTCTAGGCCCAGCTGGCTCCTGTGGCTCCATGCTTGTGGGACACATATTGGGTTTCGGAGAAGATGAACTAG GGGAAGTCTACATTCTGGCAAGCAGTAAAAGCATGGCACAGTCACACAGTGGGAAACTCTACAAGCTGGTAGACCCTAAAAG GCCTCATGCCCCGAAGGAGTGCCAGCGCCAGGTGGAGCCTCCAGAGCTACTGATGACGGCTTGCTCCAGACACTGTAAGAATGGACACTGCACTCCAACTGGGAAGTGCTGCTGCAGCCCCGGCTGGGAGGGACCTTTCTGCAGAGTTG CCAAGTGTGAACCAGCCTGCCGAAATGGAGGAGTGTGTATGGAGCCCGACAAGTGCCTGTGTAAGAGCGGCTACTCTGGGGCCCAGTGTGAGAAGAGTGAGCGGGGCATGCCCAATGACCAGGAGAAAGACGGCATCCTGGACCACATCATTGACATGACCTCATACCTCCTAGACCTGACCAGTTATATCGTATAG